Within the Erigeron canadensis isolate Cc75 chromosome 6, C_canadensis_v1, whole genome shotgun sequence genome, the region TATGTATTGAATCATGTGTATATATCATATCCATAATCTCGAAAGCTGTATAAACTTAATCTAGTTATAGTTCAAATTACTAAAGTGTTCAAAGTGCTATAAACATGGgataatgttttttttcaatgagttttttttttttttttttttacgttaaTACGTATGAAAAAAGAAGTTTTCTTTACGTTAAAAGGATAAAAGATTAACCCCGGAATGACTGAGTCATTTTAGAATCGTTGTAATGGTCTAATTAGTTAGGTTTGTCCATGGCCGGTTCCAGCCATTTCCAAATTATACTTGGGACAAAATTTGAAGTTAAGACTTCTTGTAAATCAACATTATCATTGGACCAAATTCGTGTtggtttaaaaatgaaaagattcAGTGAGCTACTATATTATATTAGTCGAGGTGTGCTGCCACGGATGCATATTCATGTCGATAACTTCAttattgaaaaaccaaaactttCCACAATAATAAATTTGAAGTAGACCCTACTTATTCGTTCCCACCTTTTGTTAAAATCAATCCAAACCAGTGAACCACATGTAATACATTAGTACCACCACAATATATAAGTCAGTTTCAAGAGTCAAAAACACTTGTTGAAGCTGCTTCTCAAGAATGACACCAATCACCAGATTGTTGTTCATCATCATCTCTTCAGTTTCTTCAATCTATCGCATTGTTCGACAGCACCCTCTTCAAGTTTCCTACAGTCCTCTTGGTAATATATATCTTCATTTTGGTAATTCTTCCGAATAGTTTGAATCAAGGTTCATTTGGTTTGGAAAACCGGATTTGTAATCTTTTGTACGTCTTACATAATTATGAGTGTGGACATTGTTAGTTCTTCGCTGTTGTTTGATATATGTCTTGGTTGAATAGGACGGATATTACGGAGGCACATCATCAACataatcatcaacacatgaccaAATTTCTCAAAAGTTCAATGGTTTATATAGTATGTATACTCTAGCTGTGCAGTTCATATATTGTATCTAAATATATACCCAAGTTGCCATGGGCTGCTGGAAGTTCCATAACTGGAATCAACTACTTTAGCAACCCTGTTTATGATGTATGTTTATACAAAAATGAGATGATAAACTTTGCTCTGTTTTTTCATCTCCACATTCTTTGTGTTTTTGGCTATTGATCTGTATCAACCAATCATTTGCTACTAGTTATCGATCAGCTATATTTTTAAGAGACTGGACATACAGAAACTTCATCgaaataaaagacaaaatgaTATACAAATAACAAACAGAATGACATGGGATACAACCATCATCAAAGCGATAAACATTTAACTTCAGCATAAGGCATGTACCGTTAACCATTAAGTGCATAGAATGACCAGTACCGGTAGAACCAGCAACAGTTAGGACCAAGGATCCATTTATCGAAAACCAGACCAGATAACATGAGCCTAGTAAAACTAACTACAGGTACAACAATATTATCCCTAATTTATACATCACGAAAATCATTCAGCAAAGCTCTGATCCGAACTCAATAGCGATTCCCATACTAAAAAGCTCCTGCCAAATTAACTTGGCTCCATAAGGCACGTTCACCTTGACAACATCTTCGACGGAATCACAGAACCGGCAGTATGGCCCACGAATCTTGGGTCCACGTGGGACCGCTCTCTGAATCACACTTGCCATGTTTTTGCATTTCCTACAGATGTGCATATGTGAAGCATCACAGAGTGAGTAGAGGCGTTCAAACAAGTTAGCAGTTGAGCCATGGGCTATGACACAGTCCCTCTCCATCTCCCCGAACTTGATCCCACCAAAACGCTTACGGTCTGCCACCGGTTGTCGTGTGAGAGAATGAACGGGCCCAACATTACGGAACTTGACCTTGTCCTCAGACATGTGGACCAGCTTCTGGTAAAATGTGGGGCCCATGAACACCATAGACTCAACCATTTCACCCGTTCGTCCATCGTAAACTCTCTCATTGCCCCATCTTGAAAACCCACACCTGCAAATCAGATAACACTAAGCATTTcttttaagttatattaaaatgCAGCTGAAAGACAAATCAGCCTTTTTATACCTGTGAAGTTGGTTGGTTATGGCGTCAACAGAAGGAGTGGAGAAAGGGGTGGCGTATTTCAGTGAGCCACCCAACGCAATCCCCTTACCCAACGCAGCCTCCAGCAGCTGTCCTGGAGTCTGTCGAGAAGGAAATGCGTGTGGGTTTATAACAACATCTGGAACTATTCCTTCAATGGTGAAAGGAAAGTTTTCCTGAGACTCCAAAAAGCCCAAGACGCCCTTTTGCCCATGCATGCTTGAAAACTTGTCTCCAAGATTTGGTGAACGTACCTATAAGAAGTGATAAATCGTAAGCATATGTTTATGTGAACTTCAGTTTGCCATTTTACCTTATATGAACATTACGATgtattacaaacaaaattagaTGATACTGATCTAGATCCACAGGACGCCAATGGTAGTTGCCACTGAAGGGTATTTTGGACATTTGAGTAAAGCCATATCCACTGTTTATGAAATGTTGGAACACATGGAGAAAATTACCTGTCTCAGGGATACTGTGGCAAAGTTTTTACCATCATCATTGGCGGATAATACAACTTTTTGTACTGATCCACCTTCACCTTGCCTCAGTTTGATGCTATGATCACCCCCTGATTCAGCATACTTCCCTATGATTATGTCACCACTTTGTAAGCGAACACCTGCCTCTGGAAGTCCATCTTCCTCTAGGTTATCAACAGGGCCAATTTTACTTAGAATTTTGCCGAAGTTTATATGGTCATCTGACTTTCCCTTCTTCCCAAAcgaatccttgttaaaaacatcTGCCTTGTAGCTTCTAACATGTTCTGATCTAAACATACCACGCTCTAGTGAAGCACGATTCATCACCAACGAATCCTCTTGGTTGTAACCAAGGTGCACATTTACAGCAACAATAGCACATTGGCCATTGTAATATTCATCTCTTGACTGCGTTCTTTGACCATTATCATATTTGGGTGTTCCAAGGCAATTGGAAAGAACCGTTTGACAAAGAGGCTTTTGGGGataaaatagattatgtgtGAGGGTATCAGCTCTAATGTTTGGATTTGTGGTTGAATATCCAATGGCTTGTTGAGAATGTTTCTGAGCCTGGAAAAGGACTCGTTTTCCGTGGTCATGATTTGTAAAAGGAATTATTCCACAGCTTATACTTAAAAGGAATGACATATCAAGCTCACAATGTGTGTAAACAGGTGATTTTTTCCCAAAAGGATCTTTTGCTCTTCTAGATGTGTCAGATCCCATAGAAAAACCAAGCTCAGGGTGGAAGAGGTATCTAACTCCCCATGCTGTATAGCAATCCTCTTCCTCTTCAGTCCCAATGAGCTCAATAATTCCATGGTCCAAAAGAGTTTGAAAAGAATATTCCACACCctttaaaaatctaatgttttttaaattcttaatgaataaaagaggtCGCATAAGCCTTCCAGCATCAGAGAATATACGCACTTCCATATTCTTGTCGTCTCGTCTAATCTCCACCTACATAACAAAAAATCAATTAGCTTCATTATATACACTACACACAGTCACACACTAACAAGATGAAGAGAGTTAGAACCTGATAATGCACCTCCTGTCGGCGCCGCTTGCTTCTGATATGATCAACGAGTGAAGCAGCATCATCACATATTCCAACCCAGACTCCATTGACAAAGACTTTGTATTTTCTACCAAGTGAAGTTGAAGTATCGTCAGCCAATTCTTCCATTCCGGACTGTATCAATATGTCACGGATATTCACTTGAATGTTGGTGCTCACAAGACCAGCACTAGAGAAATTTTTTACCAAACCACAGTTTTCTCCATCTGGAGTGGTCATAAAACAGACTCTTCCCCACTGTGAAGGATGCCTGCATCCAACAACTTCTGTCAGCAAAGCTTAACCTTGATCAAAGAGTTATAGTATACAAGCATTTTACATAATAAGGTAACAAACTTCTGCTTGATTTCGGGTGTCACACTTTGTTTTTGCCAATAAAAAGGCTTGAACTTCAAAGAGTTTCAGTTATGGTAATCTGACCCAGTTACCCGATCAAAACGATGGCATGTCCGCGAATTTGGCCTTGGCCATTTTAAGATAATTTTTATGTAGCCCTCAAAAACCTACTCAACTCCTCGATTCcctattttgaaaagttttgatTATTCGACTCATGTTTTGAATGAAATAGAGTGTTACCCAAAATAGAAATCAGACTAAGGTTAGTTACTTTTTCATGTGATAGCCCTAACATAGAAAACTGAAACAGAAAACTATATGCCGCGCAAAAGAGAGGCAGTAAAGTTAAGCCAAAAAACAGAATTTACTTACGGATATCTAGCATCTGCAACTTTCCTTGTGTACTGAACCTGTTGACGTGTTCTCCTCATATCAGCCATCATCTGCAAAGGATTGGCCCTCCGAAGCTGGGCCACCACACCCGAGATTCTTTCCATACGTTTATAGGGATGTACCCAAGCGCCGGTAGAGAACGCCCTTGAAAGACCATTAGTCACAACAGATGCATCCAAATAGTGCTCAATCGGGTGTAAAGGACGATCTCCCCAAAGATCTCTTTGCAAAGCTTTGGTCATTCGCCTTACAGCATGTTTCAAGTGAACTCGCATCTCTCTCTCAATTAACTCACCTGCCAACTCCACTCTCTTGCTTCTAAAACTGTCTCTATCATCGACTTTCCTACGACCCGTATAACCTTCCAACAGACATTTCACCATGTACCCTAGATACCTAGCTTTAAGATTAAACCCATGAAGATTGGGAAATAACATTTCTTCTATGAATTCTTGATAGGTTTTTTTGGGTTGATAGGTCCATTTTTGTTTAAGTGCATCTGAGAGATGTTTAAAAGCTTTACCTCTGTCCCTGAAATCCTTAAACTTTTGGTCCGCATCATAAATTGATGCAAGAAGTGTATTGAGAATGGTATTATCTTTAGTATCGGTATCAATCAACTCGATCACTTGCTTGTCTGTGGTTACATCAAGAGCAAAGAATAACATCCATATAGGAATCTCCACCGAGTTAAACAAATACACTGTAATGACTTTTCCTCCACCTCTAATATGAGTGTCGACAAGCTTTACGTAGACCCTTTCACTTGCCATAGACGACCGATATTTGACTGTCCAGATTGGATTGTTGACCAGCCAAAGTCTCTTCAAACACATTTTTTCTTGGGCAATAAACGTCTGTAATAACCCCAGAAAAGATATATGACATGATCCAATTAGTATTTATAATGATCCTAAATTTATTCATGATATgtatgaatcatcatcaacaacgcaaaaaatttgtcaaaagaagAGATATCTTGCTACCTTTTCAGCTCCCTTGATCAAGAAATATCCTCCATGGTCAAAATCACAATCGCCATTCTTCATTTCACTCATCCAGCACAAGTCAGACTTGACCATCACGGGCAATCTGCCAATTGTGATAGCTTTACTATCATCCATTAATACCTTCTTTGTAACATGCTCTTTTCCAGTTTCCAGGGTCAGGCTTTCATCTAACTCCTGAGTGTATATCTGGGTGACCACAAGACCAAGATTTGCTTAATATGTCACACATATAAGTTAACAGAAATAACAACCAGACCTGTATTACACACAAAAAACAACTTAAGGTAAAACAGGGCTAGGAACCTGAAAGTCAATATGAACGCTCATCCGCGCAGAATAGGTAATATGTTGAAGGCGAGCATGTTTGGGCAAGAGCATCAGGAACTCGGTATGAGTTTCATTTGAAAAGCTTTCACTTGGCCTAAACATCGGCCTCTCTAAAGTGACCTTTCCAAGCTTGATGGTGGCATACCTTGGTGCCGTTTCAGTTCCAGATGGGTCAATGCCGGGCTGAACATTGATCTCCCCCAAAGAATCAAACAGATTTTGAATTCCAGTACTGATAAAGTAATTGTAAGAGTTAATCTGGTGACTTAATAGACCATACTGTCTGAAGAAAGACGCCGATGCTTTTTTACAAAAACTATCTAAAAACTCCTCATTCAGACCATGCTGTCTGAAATAAGACGTCAACTCTGATTCCACAAGACCCTTCTCGCTACAATATGCATCCATCTGTATCAATATATACCACTTTAATCAAAAAAAACCCTTGCTACTAGAAAACACGAGAGGCGTCCCAATCTGTACGAATGAAACAAATTCTGCAGGCAGTTAAAAAGGAAGAGCACGATACATCCAACAATTACGCTATTCAAGAAAAGTCGcgaaaagtaagtaagtaacaaCTAACAAGTATTCGGGTGTGTCTGATGCACCATTTTTACACTTTGATGAACCAAAAAACATGTTGCACCAATATataaaggaatatatatatatatatataaagcttcatcaaacaataagactaatgagacttttttttttatatcgaGAACCACACGCTTATGTATATGATCATGATGCTACTATAACTTAAAACTATAAGTAAATAATAGataataattaagtaaaaaacaGTAAAAGGGAAAATTGAAACTGCAGCAGTTAATATTACAAGCAATAAATGAATGATGAAATTGAATCCGAATAGAGAAAAGAATGCTTACAGTAGGAAGGAAAATGTACCTATCACCTTCCGGTGAAGTTTTCCCCCAAATTTGTGCGAATAATAATTGACGGATGGATGGGGAATTAGGTGCTCGAGAATCGAAAAAGTGAGAGAGTGAAGCAAAGCAGGGTTGTAGTAGAGTGTGAGTGATCCTTCGAATTGTGTAGCTTCACACTTTTCGAAAGATATTAAAACTATGTATAGTTTTACACAAACCAACGATATTATAAAAAATGGTTTCATACAACTTTtagagaaacaaaaaaatacGATCACGAAAATACAACTTAAGAAACAAACGATATGATCGTCGTGAGAAAACCAAAACCTTCACATGAccttataataatttattaacagTTTTCAGAATTaacttaaaatcaaatattacgTTTCTAAGCTAAAACTTTTCTTCCAATTTATATTCACGACCTTATTATAAGAAATAGGGTAGTCCGGGCTATATACGCTAAATTTAAACAAGTTTTAAATGTTTACAAGATTCTCCaaataataaaacttaaaaacacaTACCTGTGCAACTAGATGAGAAATAAAAACGGCTGAAAAACTCTTAAAATGGGGTTTAAGATATTTCAAAGGATATATTTTTACCTAATACTCCTTAAAATACTTCACGACGACACTGCTACTAACCAACATAAATTATCGTTATCACGCAAATATCCATGTTATAAATTATCGTCGCTCCAACATGCAAGTACCATACTACTCCCAATTAAAacgtttttagttttttataaccaaaaactaaactATCATCATTAGTAACAAAACATATATCCCTTGAATTTCATTCTCATACAAGGAAATTGGGGAAGTAAGATACATATCATGATATCAATGTTCACGACTTGCTAAATACATTAAAGTTAATTAGGACAATTGCAGTCTCCATCACAACACTTGCAAATATTGTCACAACATTGCGGTACGCCAATTCGACAAAACATATTGCAAATATCATGATCAGGATCACAAGGCGAGCCTTCTTGGACTGTTCCCATGAAATTAAAACCATCATTTTTGGATTGTGTATGTTGATTCACGATCAATGATCCCTTTTctgtaaaaattataaaacaaattataaacctataaagtatttttttttatatttcattgaTACAAACTCAAAAACATGTTATTAACTAAACATACGAATAGTACCATGTACAAAAACCAATAGCATAACGAAAAACATCATCTTAAAATAAGCTCGTACCATGTCAAATGGTTTATCTTGAAAATTCCCAAGAAAAGCAAATATATAACCATCGATATATATAACCgtgatataaatttataacGTTAACATCaatttaatctttatatttaatctatatctttattgttattaattattattgttaacaaaatttttattaaattttcataaaagttaCATTATAATAATGATACTAGTATTCGTACTAGTATTGGCTATGTCTTTAATATACCATAATAATATACAAAGATACAATATCATAATACGATAATACCTTTCGTAGaacaacatattatattatgggaaaagtgagtatggggttgttccccatttaagcttagatggggaacctctcacatacaaatattttattatttgtttgaatttaaaacaaatacatgaccccatgattttcatgattataaaaactaaatgtGAGGAGTTCCCCATATAAATTTAGATGAAGGACAATCTCATACTCATTTTccctttatattatatacactATAATAATGTACAATTGTACAAATACATTACCATTCAAAATACAATACATTATGGTATATTACGATATGATACAATATCATATGATATGTTAccataaaaatataacatttttaaaaataaagcattgtttgtttttaatataaataatatagataattcCACAGTTATTAGTCTTGTACGATACACACGTTATGTCTCGTACAAGTCATATCAAAACTCGAATAAAAAGTAACGTATCGGTTAGTGTCTCAAACTAAATTTTGACTCGGTTCATTACAACACGGTACGTATCACTACGATACAAGACATTTCGATAAAAAGATAACATTAATTTTGTCATAAATACTTTTAATACAGTGTATTTATTATGAATAAGCATTTAATAACACTTGACAAAATCAAAACTTACTAGATTGGTGTCGCACAATGCAGCAGCGGTAATGACGACGGtgatggtgtggttattaacgtaaaagtaatttcattgtcGCCGGAGATGTGATGAATTGTTGCGTGGAATATTAAAGAGGGGGGGTGAGGGGGATGAattttgagttagggtttttgctatgtgtttctgCGCGAGGGAGAGAtagaggttaattttttttaagacagTTTAGTCACaatccataaaataaaaataaaaatgtattaaaatagagggtaaatatatcatttcaggttcttaaaattaaaaaagagaaaaagaagtttgttttataaataagtatagatataaataagcATCCTATTTAAAAGTCTTAGAATTTTCTATTATGGTGGAAATAATTATAATCTTTGTGCATCTAATAACACTTGACTAATCAAAACTCAATACTTTCATTCATATTGAATTTTTACATTGAGTATTTGAGACTACAAGTTTTTTTCTAAATCTCATTTTTGACCTATTAAATCTCAATCTTCCAAAAGTCAACATTTTTCATTAAGACTGATACCAGTGACTCTTTACACGTACGTGGCAGATGGCAATTGGTGAACTTTTATTAGTGGGCATGGAATGGACAATTAAAGTCATATATAATCCGCCACGTTAGATAACAAAAAAGTAATACTCCACAAAATGCTGTTTGCAATTTCCCCCGTATATATGCTTCATAACCAGTTTCGGTCCCTTGTCTTTGAGAGGTCTTGATTTTACTTGCAATTTGTTTGGTGTCagcaatttaaaaaaaaaaagaccctAAGGGTGGGGGAGAGCTTcaccactcctcccctcccctccccgatttttcttctcctcccctccccttttgctaggagcacctcgccacccctcccctccccacccctcccctccccaccctaatctatttaatttcatttatatttatttttattttaaataataactaaaactaattttaattaataataatagttttaataatatattgtatagaaaacaaaaaataataattttgaattagtattatatatagtttaaactTTAGGGGTATAAATTGTaaacttaaattaataaaatatatatatagatggtcACGAGTGGGTCTTCAGTCTTTTTCCCAAAGATTCCCTACAAACATATAGatatactatatgtatatatacatcgaAAATGGCAGCtggtgtaaaaaaaaataataataaaaaaacataagcaATGGTCATCAAATCGGCAGGGAAACCGGCACCACCCTCCCCACCCCACCGGTACCGGTTGGACGGGGCGGTGTTCAAACCGGTACCGGTCCGGTACCTATCCCCTCCCCTacccactccgtccaccctaacAAATAATACGTATCAAGTAAGGAGTTAGTGATTGAGTTTTTAGTAAGAGAAAAGAATGGGGAAGAATGGATAAGAGAGAAAATgatagaaaattatataaaaaaaaaatcgttctccagtttaaaagaaaagaaaggaaaaaaagaaaaaaaccctgATATATATCCTCCTGCCATCTCTTTGATGCTGCTGCAAATACAACCAACCACCGAATAcaagaagaacaaaaaaaacttcaacATGGGTAAGCAAGAAAATAATTACTTTATTGCTTGTGTGTATGTCCAATCAACGCCTGCAacctttttgcattcttgaCAACGCAACCACGCCTAGAACCACCTGCAACCGCCACCTTCAACCACTAGCTGCAACCACTCCTTCCACACAACAACCACCTGCAGTCACCCCTTCCACCTGCAACCACCCTTCCACTTTCTTTTCCATCTAAATCAGGCCAAAATGGTCAGAAAATTTTTTGGGGGAAAAACCCCCGATTTTTCATTTCCTCCACTTTCTTttcatttggaaaaaaaaccttaagaatGCAAAAAGGTAAAAATTCTTATCTTtccctttcctttccttttaaaaaaaactcaagaatgaagcCTTAGTATATACACGGGTTGCAGTTGTCTTACATTTTTTACgcaataaagttttaaataagaacgatatataatagtatatatattctatatataagtaaaagttCT harbors:
- the LOC122603117 gene encoding DNA-directed RNA polymerases IV and V subunit 2-like, which translates into the protein MDAYCSEKGLVESELTSYFRQHGLNEEFLDSFCKKASASFFRQYGLLSHQINSYNYFISTGIQNLFDSLGEINVQPGIDPSGTETAPRYATIKLGKVTLERPMFRPSESFSNETHTEFLMLLPKHARLQHITYSARMSVHIDFQIYTQELDESLTLETGKEHVTKKVLMDDSKAITIGRLPVMVKSDLCWMSEMKNGDCDFDHGGYFLIKGAEKTFIAQEKMCLKRLWLVNNPIWTVKYRSSMASERVYVKLVDTHIRGGGKVITVYLFNSVEIPIWMLFFALDVTTDKQVIELIDTDTKDNTILNTLLASIYDADQKFKDFRDRGKAFKHLSDALKQKWTYQPKKTYQEFIEEMLFPNLHGFNLKARYLGYMVKCLLEGYTGRRKVDDRDSFRSKRVELAGELIEREMRVHLKHAVRRMTKALQRDLWGDRPLHPIEHYLDASVVTNGLSRAFSTGAWVHPYKRMERISGVVAQLRRANPLQMMADMRRTRQQVQYTRKVADARYPHPSQWGRVCFMTTPDGENCGLVKNFSSAGLVSTNIQVNIRDILIQSGMEELADDTSTSLGRKYKVFVNGVWVGICDDAASLVDHIRSKRRRQEVHYQVEIRRDDKNMEVRIFSDAGRLMRPLLFIKNLKNIRFLKGVEYSFQTLLDHGIIELIGTEEEEDCYTAWGVRYLFHPELGFSMGSDTSRRAKDPFGKKSPVYTHCELDMSFLLSISCGIIPFTNHDHGKRVLFQAQKHSQQAIGYSTTNPNIRADTLTHNLFYPQKPLCQTVLSNCLGTPKYDNGQRTQSRDEYYNGQCAIVAVNVHLGYNQEDSLVMNRASLERGMFRSEHVRSYKADVFNKDSFGKKGKSDDHINFGKILSKIGPVDNLEEDGLPEAGVRLQSGDIIIGKYAESGGDHSIKLRQGEGGSVQKVVLSANDDGKNFATVSLRQVRSPNLGDKFSSMHGQKGVLGFLESQENFPFTIEGIVPDVVINPHAFPSRQTPGQLLEAALGKGIALGGSLKYATPFSTPSVDAITNQLHRCGFSRWGNERVYDGRTGEMVESMVFMGPTFYQKLVHMSEDKVKFRNVGPVHSLTRQPVADRKRFGGIKFGEMERDCVIAHGSTANLFERLYSLCDASHMHICRKCKNMASVIQRAVPRGPKIRGPYCRFCDSVEDVVKVNVPYGAKLIWQELFSMGIAIEFGSELC